One Gammaproteobacteria bacterium genomic region harbors:
- a CDS encoding NAD(P)H-dependent oxidoreductase, giving the protein MSNILVINSSASGNDAASRVLVRSVVEALEREAPHASVVERDVGREPIPHLTADALDGLARGDAPTPGARRTRALSDTLIAELRAADVIVIGAPMYNFGMPTTLRAWFDHVLRAGETFAYSEAGPRGLLEGKRAIVVESRGGEYTNGPARAVDFQEPYLKHLLGFMGIDDVAFVRAEKMGFGPDAREAAMAAAQAAIAAGIAPERVPQASAAA; this is encoded by the coding sequence ATGAGCAACATTCTGGTGATCAACAGCAGCGCGTCCGGCAACGACGCGGCCTCGCGGGTGCTGGTCCGCAGCGTGGTCGAGGCGCTCGAGCGCGAAGCGCCGCATGCGTCCGTCGTCGAGCGCGACGTCGGCCGCGAGCCGATTCCGCACCTCACGGCCGACGCGCTCGACGGCCTCGCCCGCGGTGATGCGCCAACGCCGGGCGCGCGCCGCACGCGCGCGCTTTCCGACACGCTGATCGCAGAGTTGCGCGCGGCCGACGTGATCGTGATCGGTGCGCCGATGTACAACTTCGGCATGCCGACGACGCTGCGCGCGTGGTTCGATCACGTGCTGCGAGCCGGCGAGACGTTTGCGTACTCCGAAGCCGGGCCGCGCGGTTTGCTCGAAGGCAAGCGCGCGATCGTCGTCGAGAGCCGCGGCGGCGAGTACACGAACGGCCCCGCTCGCGCGGTCGACTTCCAGGAGCCCTATCTGAAGCACCTGCTCGGCTTCATGGGCATCGACGACGTGGCGTTCGTGCGTGCGGAGAAGATGGGCTTCGGACCGGACGCGCGGGAGGCCGCGATGGCGGCGGCCCAGGCGGCGATCGCGGCCGGAATCGCGCCCGAGCGCGTGCCGCAGGCTTCGGCCGCCGCCTGA